GGCGCAGGCCGCAGAGCGCCAGCTGCAGCACCATCGCCCCCGCGGCCAGCCGGAGGGTGGGCGCGAGCCGGCGCGGCCAGACCAGGTAGGCGAGGTAGAGCTGGGGGACCAGCAGCAGGAAGTAGAGGTGGCCGCCGCCACCCAGCAGCCAGCCGCCCACCTCCCCGCGGCCGATGTCCCCGGTGAGCCAGAGCCCGACGGCGAGGTAGATCGGCGCCCAGACCAGGAAGGGGAGGAGGGTGCGGCGCAGCCGCCGGCGGAGGAAGCCGCCGGGCCGCTCGGGGGGGCCGTCGCGCAGCCCCAGGAGCAGCCCGGAGAGCACCACGAAGGCGGGCACGCAGAAGCGGGAGGCGAGGTCGACCCACGCCCAGGTCCGAAGGTCGGCGCCGCTGTCCTGGAGTGGCCAGTGGCAGGTGTGCACCACCACCACCGCCACCGCGGCGAGGGCGCGGAGCGCGTCGGCCCCCTCGAGCCGGAGATGCGCCGGCGGTGCGCCGGACTCCTCTCCGGATGCCGTTGTCCCAGGTTTCTTGATAGTGAGCAAGTAGGGAATACTACACAGGCGGGTGGCGAGCAGCCATCCGGGTGATCCCGCGAAGATCCCGGAGACGGACCCTGATCCTGGAGTGTGGCGGCGCCGGCACCGCCGGCGGTCGTCCCCGCTTCAGGATGCGAGCGGGGGGTCGATCTCCACGCCGGCCCTCTCCGTCGAGAAGCCGATGTGGCCGGCGAGGAGCGCGGCCTCGGGGAGCGGGCCGGTGTACTCCCAGGCGACGTCGCGTCCGGCCTCGCCGGCGCCGCGCACGGAGAGGTGGGCGGCGGTGCCCATGTAGGCGGAGACGGTCCGGGTGTCGCTGGGCTCGAGCAGCCCGGTGTCGACGTCCTCCCGGGGCAGGTAGGCGCGCGGGGGAACGCCGGTCTCGAAGACCAGCAGCGGCCGGGACGACTCCGCGAGCAGCCGCCCCTCCAGGGCGACCCGCACCCGGCGCCGGCTGGGGCGCACGTCGACGCGGTGATAGGGGTCGCGGAGATGGCCGATCACCTCCTCGTCCTCCTCGTACCAGTGGTCGAGGCGGTCCCAGTACACGGCGGCGTGGCCGGAGATCGGCGGGCAGCCGGGCAGCGGCGCGGGATAGCTCCAGACCGCGTTCTCGACGGTGCGGCCGGGCAGCCGGATCGAGCGGTAGGAGGCGACGCCCTTGAACGGGCAGGTGGTGTGGTGGTCGGTGGCGACCAGCAGGTCG
This DNA window, taken from Candidatus Dormiibacterota bacterium, encodes the following:
- a CDS encoding acyltransferase family protein; this translates as MLTIKKPGTTASGEESGAPPAHLRLEGADALRALAAVAVVVVHTCHWPLQDSGADLRTWAWVDLASRFCVPAFVVLSGLLLGLRDGPPERPGGFLRRRLRRTLLPFLVWAPIYLAVGLWLTGDIGRGEVGGWLLGGGGHLYFLLLVPQLYLAYLVWPRRLAPTLRLAAGAMVLQLALCGLR
- a CDS encoding DUF427 domain-containing protein, whose protein sequence is MSLTRGGGPLSGRPAGVANLDLGAHPGHALYWEPHRRRIRGEIGGETLLDTEAGMLLHETGLLPVLYVPEPDLRADLLVATDHHTTCPFKGVASYRSIRLPGRTVENAVWSYPAPLPGCPPISGHAAVYWDRLDHWYEEDEEVIGHLRDPYHRVDVRPSRRRVRVALEGRLLAESSRPLLVFETGVPPRAYLPREDVDTGLLEPSDTRTVSAYMGTAAHLSVRGAGEAGRDVAWEYTGPLPEAALLAGHIGFSTERAGVEIDPPLAS